One genomic segment of Panicum virgatum strain AP13 chromosome 2N, P.virgatum_v5, whole genome shotgun sequence includes these proteins:
- the LOC120662576 gene encoding uncharacterized protein LOC120662576 yields the protein MDRAWMYNANRMGAYFRGELDKFIKVAENYARKEKTQLIHCPCRACENLKVFSDPTTIRSHVMVSGFIKDYTIWKKYGETDAPPPTNNPLDEIIRGEELDRMFDAYYDFGRDDDGVSVDDGAGGFHSDDVDDRPIDSDSSEDELDDGDFLSQLLRHTKEEVLATSARGLPNFETVRKSTEKNIYERSKGCPKHWTVLHFILEQLTLKAKHSWSYGSFNDLLRILAWLLPKPYKVPANTYRAKKLVSPFTMGVERIPACPNHCILYRGDTFKDLKECPVCSASRYKNNAGYCSDDNQGPSIETDDATLGISEKQSKIPVMVMWHLPVSDRLRRFFSNPKDAELMRCCNSDQCKKGDKKL from the coding sequence ATGGATAGGGcatggatgtacaatgcaaaTAGGATGGGTGCATATTTTCGTGGAGAGCTTGATAAATTCATTAAAGTTGCGGAGAACTACGCAAGAAAGGAGAAGACACAGTTGATACATTGCCCTTGCAGAGCTTGCGAGAATTTGAAAGTATTTAGCGACCCAACTACAATCAGATCGCATGTGATGGTGAGTGGTTTTATTAAGGACTACACGATCTGGAAGAAATATGGCGAGACGGATGCTCCCCCTCCGACGAATAATCCACTGGATGAAATCATACGAGGCGAGGAGTTGGATAGAATGTTTGATGCTTATTATGATTTTGGCAGAGATGATGATGGTGTCAGCGTTGATGATGGAGCGGGTGGATTCCATAGTGATGATGTCGATGACAGGCCCATCGATAGTGATAGTAGTGAAGATGAACTTGACGACGGAGATTTTCTGAGCCAGTTGTTGCGCCACACCAAAGAGGAGGTATTGGCTACTAGTGCCAGGGGGTTACCAAACTTCGAGACTGTGagaaaatcaacagagaaaaatatatatgaacGATCAAAGGGATGCCCGAAACACTGGACCGTCCTTCATTTCATATTGGAGCAGTTGACTCTGAAGGCTAAGCATAGTTGGTCATATGGTAGTTTCAATGATCTGCTGCGTATCTTGGCTTGGTTGCTTCCAAAGCCCTATAAAGTGCCAGCCAACACATACCGAGCCAAGAAGCTTGTTAGTCCTTTCACGATGGGTGTTGAAAGAATCCCTGCATGTCCAAATCATTGTATTTTGTATCGTGGGGATACTTTCAAAGACCTGAAGGAATGCCCTGTATGTTCTGCAAGTCGGTACAAAAACAATGCGGGTTACTGTAGTGATGACAATCAAGGTCCATCCATTGAGACAGACGACGCTACTTTAGGCATTTCTGAAAAGCAGAGCAAAATTCCCGTCATGGTTATGTGGCACCTCCCAGTTTCCGATCGCCTTAGGCGTTTCTTCTCGAACCCAAAGGATGCTGAGCTGATGCGATGTTGTAATTCAGATCAGTGCAAGAAGGGTGACAAAAAGCTCtga